The genomic interval AATTGATAGCTTATGTAAAAGATCGACCAGGACACGATAGAAGATATGCCATAGATTGCAGTAAAATAAAACAAGAATTGAATTGGAAACAAGCAGTTACATTTGAAAAAGGGCTTGAAAAAACTATTTTCTGGTACCTGGATAATTTGGAATGGATAAAGCAGATAAAATCCGGTGCTTATAAGAACTGGATAAATAAAAATTATAGTGATCGATAAGAATTATGAAAATTGAAAATACAAAAATTAAAGATTTAAAGATCATAACTCCCGATATTTTCTCAGATGAGCGCGGCTATTTTTTTGAGATGTTTCATACAAAGAAATTTAAGGAAATGGAAATCCCTATCAATTTTGTTCAGGATAATCAATCATTTTCCAAATATAGGACGATCAGAGGTCTGCACTATCAGATTGGAGAATTTGCCCAGGGTAAATTAGTGCATGTAGTGCAAGGAAAAATACTTGATGTTGCTGTTGATATTCGATTTAGCTCTCCCACTTTTGGAAAATATTTTTCGATAGAATTATCAGATTCAAATCAGAAATTTATCTGGATTCCTCCCGGATTTGCCCATGGTTTTTCTGTGCTTTCCGAAACTGCAGTTATGTTTTATAAATGTACGGCAGTATATTCTCCAACCCACGAACGGGGAATTTTATTCAACGATCCTGATTTGAATATCGACTGGAAAATAGAAAATCCGCTCGTTTCGGAAAAAGACAGAAAAAATTCAAACTTCAGAGAAATTGAAAAGGACTTTGTTTTTAGAAAATGAAAATTTTAATTCTTGGTGCGAATGGCCAGCTGGGAACAGCTTTAACAAATTTATTCATAAAGCAAAATGTTTCTTTTACTACAGCTGATCTACCAGATTTTGATATCACCAACCATGAAATAATAACTCAAAAAATAAAAGAGATAAATCCGAATATTATAATCAATGCTGCTGGTTACACGAATGTAAAAAGGGCTGAAATAGAATTTGACAGAGCTCTTCAGATAAATGCTGTAAGCCTGAAAAAACTCTCTGAGATCTGTAATAAAAACAACATT from Candidatus Cloacimonadota bacterium carries:
- the rfbC gene encoding dTDP-4-dehydrorhamnose 3,5-epimerase, which translates into the protein MKIENTKIKDLKIITPDIFSDERGYFFEMFHTKKFKEMEIPINFVQDNQSFSKYRTIRGLHYQIGEFAQGKLVHVVQGKILDVAVDIRFSSPTFGKYFSIELSDSNQKFIWIPPGFAHGFSVLSETAVMFYKCTAVYSPTHERGILFNDPDLNIDWKIENPLVSEKDRKNSNFREIEKDFVFRK